From the genome of Methanobacterium formicicum, one region includes:
- a CDS encoding TOBE domain-containing protein: MDSAREGPQYRLNLENKIVLLNKKKFDLLRYIEKCGSITKASQQVKIPYRSALKYIEDLENDVNHTIVSTKRGGKGGGGGSKLTEYGKSILKEYRKVDSILKMHADVNEIEGTISDIDVENKIANIYLNGNKVILPLRGNFSINDKVLVLISPEDIFVMLEPQESSVRNVFEGKITSMELKDHLVRLTVNLGEISLYVDVTEYAREQLDLTLGKEVYIGFKAAAIAMVKI; encoded by the coding sequence ATGGATAGTGCAAGAGAAGGACCACAATATCGTTTAAACCTTGAAAATAAGATAGTTCTACTTAACAAGAAAAAATTCGACCTTTTAAGATATATTGAAAAATGCGGATCCATAACCAAGGCCTCCCAGCAGGTGAAAATACCCTACCGGAGTGCTCTGAAGTACATTGAAGATCTGGAAAATGACGTTAACCACACCATCGTTTCCACTAAAAGAGGAGGAAAAGGCGGGGGTGGAGGAAGTAAATTAACTGAATATGGTAAATCCATATTAAAAGAATACCGAAAAGTTGATAGCATTTTGAAAATGCATGCCGATGTTAATGAAATAGAAGGGACAATTTCTGACATTGATGTGGAAAATAAAATTGCTAACATCTATTTGAATGGTAATAAAGTTATCCTCCCCTTAAGGGGAAACTTCAGTATTAATGATAAAGTTCTAGTATTGATAAGTCCCGAAGACATCTTTGTTATGTTAGAACCTCAGGAGTCCAGTGTTAGAAATGTTTTTGAGGGAAAAATAACCAGTATGGAACTAAAGGACCATCTGGTAAGGCTAACTGTGAATCTTGGTGAGATCAGCCTTTACGTGGATGTCACTGAATACGCAAGGGAGCAACTGGATCTAACCCTGGGGAAAGAGGTTTATATTGGGTTTAAAGCAGCAGCTATAGCCATGGTTAAGATATAA